TCCAACGGGTGTGTCAGATCCGCCGAAAGATCCTCGATTGGCGTTCCACCTGGTGGGTGATGGAAATGCAACCGGGCGTTGTGATTGTTGGGATGCCTGTCCCAGCGACACTCCCACTGCTGATCGTCCTGTCTCTCGACGTAGTGGGCCGAGAAATCGCCACTCTCGAACCAACGGATGTCCAGGCGAACCTCCTCAATACCGGAGGAATAGTGACTCAAATCGAGGACAGCGCGAAGTGTGCGTGGTTCGTGTGCGTTCGGCTCGAAGTCCGTCTTCTCGACGAGTGGATCCTCACCCAGATGTTTCTCAAGGAGGCGCAGTGTCTGTCGATCAGGTGGCCCAGTCGTCCTTGGGGGCTCTTCGGGTGACTCTGTCACGCTGGAATGAGATGGCCATCGTTCTGTGAGATCTGACGAGCGAGTTCGTAGAGCCGGATATCGCGAATGACGGCGTGCCAGTCACCAATTGCAGCCATTCGTTCATGAACGGCATCGTGGTCATCACCATCGAATGCCGACACCGATACCGGGTCAGTCGCCTCGAACCGCTCTTCGTAGGATTCGCGTTCTGCTTCGAGATCACTCACGCGCTCGACGATCTCCTCGACCGTCATCTCACGGGCGATACGGCTCGCTTCTTGCCACTCCAAGTACGCGTCGTTGCGCGCATATCGGGCGGGTTGTCCGTCTGTGTCGGCGCGAGCGATCCCCATCTCGACGAGCCGGTCGAGATGTTTCTTCGCCGCGTTCGCCGAACAATCCGCAATTTCTGCGATCTCCGCATACGGCGTCGATGTCGTGGTGCCAAGCACGACGTCGTATATCCGCCCGAACGTGTCCGTGTCCTGCTGCCAGTGGGGCTCGTCAGTCGTTGGGGTCGGATCGAACTCGTCCATACCAGAAGGACGGACTGTATTGCAATATAGTTGTTGGGTCCGCAAATATATGTGAGATGGTCGCGAGATCAGGAACACATACTTCGACCCCTTTAAGTGGGTCTGCCCTTGCTCGATTCGGATGGCGAAGACGACACCGCAGATGTCTAGAAGCCGGCGGTATCGAGTTCGTCGAGGAACGCAGGTCGATTCGAGTGCTTCTCTCGGAGGCGAGCGACGAACGCGTCCAGTTCGTCCTCGAACCCGAGGCGTTCCATCTCGCGCAGGTGCTCGATCACGGTTCGGTAGTGATCGCGACCGGTGTCGCTGGCCAGGTACGGCTCCAGTCGCTCCTGATACGCCTCGAAGTACTTCTCGGGATCGAGGTCAGCGACGTCGGCCCGGTAGCGTTTGAGCGTCGCCACGTCTTCGCTGTCGAGGACTCTCGACAGGGTCTTCTCGCGTTCGCCTTCGTGGCAGTACAGGTCGATCAGCCGATCGGGATCGAGCCGCCCGAGTTGTGTGACGATCCCGTGGAAGACCGATTCCCACCGCTCGTCGGAGCAAGCGGTCTTCAGTTCGTCGTAGGCGTCCCAGTCCTCGAATCGGACGAACAGCGTTCGGAGACGCTCCCGGTATCGATCGTCGTCGCGTTCGTCGTAGAACTCGGCCGCGAACCGGTGGAATTCGTGGGAATGGGTGAACTGATCGAGCCCGTCCTCGACGACGTCCTCCGCGCGGTCGTCTCGATCGTCCGCGAGAAGTTCGTCGACGTATTGCCGACAGAACGACGGACGCTCCGTGTACACGTCGGCGAGGATCGCACGGAGCGTGTCCCGCTCGTCGAGTTCCGACAGTACCCAGACGTACGTCGAGAGCAGTGTTCGCTCGTGAGGGGTGTACTGAGATCCCGAGCGAGAGGCATCTCGGGCGTCTCCCTCCAGTGCGAACGCTTCGATCTTTTCCGTGAGCGTCTCGCCGACGAATGCTTCGATATCGAGCGGGATCGCGCTGAGACGGTCGACATCGATCGCTCCGCCGGTGAACAGATCGGCGTCCAAACGGTCTCTCGTCGGATCGGGAACCCGCGTTGCAGTCGATCCGTCAATCGGAACGTCGCCCTCACCAGTCGGTCCATCCTCGCCGTTCCCGGAGTCGTTCTCGTCCGGAAGATCGCTCTCGGAGAGAGGTAGGTCGGCCGGTACGTGGGGTTCCAGCAACGACCGGAGATGTTCGAGATCGGCAGTCGTCTCACAGACCGCTCGAAGCGCCTCGTCGTAGTACTCCCCCACGAAGTCGAACTCCGTCGTCCGGTACTGCTCGAACAGGCTGTCTATGTATTCGTGTCGTTCCTCGGGAGATCGGTCCATCTCGCGAACGGTCTCCGCGTAAGTCTCGACCGCCCGTGCGACTTGGTCGCCGTAGTGGCCGCTGCTGTCGTCGATCCGATCGAGATTCTCGTGGATCGTCTCCGCGAGCGCCCGATATATCTTCAGGGCTTGCTCGGCGTTAGCGTTCTCCCGGTAGGTATCCGCTCGATCGTAGTACTGGCTGAAATCGAGTCGCGTATCGTATTCGACGATGCCACGCTTTCCGGTGGCATCCTCGAAGCGCTGGTCGATCTCGCGCCTGTAGTCGGCGGCGCTTTTCTCGGCCGGCCCATCGACAAGGGCGAGGAACTGCTCTCTTCGGTGCTCGTCCTCGGCGAGGATCCGACTCAAGAACGTCCGCACCGTCTCGTCGTCGGCCTCGTCGACCGCTCGTTCGACGGCTCTCGGCGTCGGCTTGTTCGATGCTTGGGCCGCCTCGTCGCCGTAGTCGGACGTGTCCGATCGATCACCCAACAGTTCGTCCGAGCGGTCGGCCACGGCCAGCAACACCGCGACGACGTGCTTGCACTCGCCGTCGTAGTCGTAGGGGCACGAACACCGGGGAGCAAACTGTGTCGCCGACAAGTCGACCGTCGTCCGGTAGTCGTGGCTGCCACGGACCGTCGCAGTCACCTCGCTGTCCGCGACGGTGAGGTCGCGGACCTGGCCCGCCTCGAAGTACTCGACGCCGCGCTGGAACGACTGTGCGGTACAGATCTCGCGGATCGAATCACGGGTCGGTGTCTGTGAGCCCGTACTGAATCGCTCGGGATCGCCGCTCGCGTCGGACTCGGTGTCAGTCATGCCTCGTCGGGAGACCACTCTTCGAGCGAGACTCGTTCGGCGATCGGGCCTTCGCCTCGTTGCTCGACCGCTTCGAGAAAGCCGATCGCCGTCTGTTCGGGATCGATAGGTCCCCAGCCGTGGTGTGCCCCCCAGAATCGCGTCGCCCAGACGAGGGTGTCGTCGACGACGATGCCGACGTTTCCAATGATGTCTTCGGGATCGTCGTAGTACTGTGAGGGCGGCGTACTCAACCCGTCCTGTAGTGTCTGATTGTACGTGAAATCGTCCCAGGCGTTGTCGAGTGTACGATGCTCGACCGACCCTGAGAACTCCTCGGGCGGCGCTCGCCGCGGCTCGACCTGCACGATCTCGACCGGGAACGCATGTCGATCGGCGATCGATTCCAGTAGCTCGACGGTTCGACGATGGTCGACGGCGGTGTCGGCTTCGGCGTAGTAGCGCAGTCGCATGGTTGTCCTGGGCAACGCCGTTAGTCAGTCGCCACTACGGTGCGGTGAGTTTTGTGGACTGCGGTCCGACCGCGCTGGTCGGGAATCACGGTGGTGTTCGACGGGGAGAACACCGGCACCGGCTTTCGGAGGACTTAGTCCTCGTTCGGTGGTTCCGGTGGTTCGAGGAGTGCGCGGGTCAGTTGACCGACGCGAATCTCTGCGAGTTCCGCGAGCGTCCAGTCGACGCGAAGGCCCACCAGTGCGAGAAGCCACGCGAGAGTGAACGTGCCGACGGTCGTCACGGAGCCGCTCTGTATCGCTGGGAGCGACTGGAGTGTCTGGACGGAGAGAACGACGAGCAAGAGCACGCTCGCGACCTTGACCGGGGCCTCGCGCACCAGCGCACCCGTGCGATCAGTCGCGCGCTTGAGCGAGGATCCGTTCCAGGCCCGCTCGACGTGTGGGACGAGTCGGTCGAGCAATCGGACGAACGGGCCGACAGTGTAAGTCTCTCGCAGGTCGATGACGACGACCTCCGGGTCGGGCTCTTTGGTGAGCCAGCGATAGAGGGACGACGCCCGCGTGACCGCGGCTGCCCGGGCGGTGATCGACTGGCCGGTCTGGACGACGCGTGACGCTTCTAGCACGCGGCCCGCCTTCTCGACCACAGCTTCGATATACGCTGTCGGCGAACGTTTCTCGGCGTCCATTCGGGATGGGTAGCAGTTTGACTGAGACGGTATCCCGTTTTCGGTGTTCGAACGGGGTCACCCGCCGATACTGACGAGTTCGGCTCGGACGGTGATCGTCCCCAGGTCGAGAACGACCGTCGAGCCCTGTCTGATCGTGTCGCCCTTGAACCGGACGCCGCTGGTCGTCTCTCTGACCTGAAGTTCCGTGGTGAGCGTGATGTCTCGAAGGAACGGATGGTCGACGACGTTCACCGAGCCGTTGTCTCCCGTGGCGATGATGACGGCTGGCTCGGTGTTGACGCGCGTAACCCGGGCGACGGTCGTCTCTCCCGAGCGTTCGGTCATGCCCGCATCGATCGCATCGGCCATGTCCTCGCGGACGTCGGTCATCCGGAGCGTGACCGTGCGGTTAGCGAGCGTGCCACGTTCTTCGAGCGTGCCGATGCGACGGATCGGTCCCGACAGCTCGTAGCTTTCGGTCGAAATCTCGACACTGTTGCCCCGCTGGACGTGCATGTCACCGAATTGCTGGCGCTGGCCGTACGACAGCGTCTGTAGTGAGAGTCCGACGAACACGCGCTTACGGTCGGGATCACCCGTTGCGTACGTCGTGACGGTCTGGACTTCCGCGGTTTCGTGCCCGGCGATCGTCGCGAGGTCACCGTCGGCAATTCGTGCTGCCGTCTCGACGTCGACGGTACTTTCGACGAGTACGTCTGTCTCTTTGCGGTCGAGACCGTCCCCGATTCGTTCGAGTCGGCCGTCGATCGTGTACTCGCTCGCTGGGAGTGTGACTGTCTGACCGCGACGGAGTTGCGTGGTCCCGAAGCGACGCTCGCCCCGCTGGGCGTACGTTTCGAGTTCGGCTTCGACGTAGACGGTTCGCTGGGTCGAGTTATTCTTCGGGTACGCGGCTACGTCCGTTACCGTCGCGATGGTCCGTCCCGCGAGCTGCACTTCGTCCCCGGCCGTCATCTGCCGGGCGTCGGCCGTTGGGACAGTGTCCTGTAGGACGACAGTCGTCGTCTCTCTGTCGAGCGAATTCCCGTCGCCGATGGCTCGGATCTCACCACTTATCTTGTACCGACTCGTGGCGATGTCGAGTGTGCGCCCGAAACGCAGAGGGGCATCAGCGTAGGAGACACTGTCGTCGTTGTCGTTTGGCTGACCCTGGAGTTCGGCCCGTGCGGTGACGTGTGTTTTGCCATCCTGTGGTGAGAGATGGATGTCCGTGATCGTGAGCTCCGAGTCACCGCCGGGGCTGTAGGTGTCGCCTTCGTTCATCTCGGCGGCGATGTAGTCTGGTTGTGTGCCGAGATCGAGCGTGACATTCGTCGTCCCGAGGGAGGGCTCTGGTTCCGACTGGTCGCCACCGCCGAAGACGAGGGCACCACCGGCGACTACGACAGCGAGAACCAGTAAGACGACGAGCGCGTCGATAACGTTGACGAACCCGAAGAGGTTCCCTTCGTCGTCGAGGACTTGCATTCGGTTCGGAGTGTTTTGGCGTTTTAAAAGGTCTTTCGCTACGGAGGTCTACTCTCCAGTTTACCCCTGGACGGCTGTCCCGTTCCGGACAGCGCCGGCCTGGACGGTCGCTTCGCGCGTCTCGTTGGCCGTCTCGATGGTGTACGTGCCGGGGTTGGCAACGCGGACGCTGTACGCACCGGCCGCGTCGGCCGTCGTCTGTCGCTCGTAGGTGAAGGATGCACCGGGGATCGTCACGTTCGTCTGGACTGCGACTGTCTCGTTGGGCGCGACCTGCCCCGTCAGGTTCGCGCCGGGGACGACCTGGTAGGTGATTTTCTCGCCGCCTGCCGTGACGTACAGTGGCTGGAAGTGGGCGACCCCGTCCCGATCTGCGGTTCGACTCCCGTAGTGGTCTGTGAGATGTGCGTAGGCAGTCCCACCGGTGGTGTTGATGTCCTCGGAGAGGACGACGTAACCGACGCGGTCGTCGAACCGACTGTACCACTCGTCGGCATTGGGGCTCCCGAGGAACTCGACGTACGTCTGTCGCGCGTAGCTGTAACTCTCCGATTCACCGTTGACGAAGTAGTTGTACACGCGGTTGCGACCCCACTGGCTCAGGACGTAGTTGTCGGGATAGGACTCGTCGAGCTGGGCCGAGTGGTTCGCGACGTGGGCAGCGCTCTGGTAGGTGCTGTCCTCGACCGTGAGCTGGCCGGTCTTGACCGGCACCTGGACGATCCCGAGGCTTCCGACGAGCAGGAAGATCAGGGCGAGCGTCCCGAGCGTCCGTCGATCCGGCACGGTCAGTGCAGGAAGCGCCTCGCGGGTCGCATCGACCGAGAGCGCCTCGACGGCGTCGATCCAGGCGGCGAGTCGCACGAAGCCGATGCCCGCGAACACCGCGAGGACCGGCGCGAGTTCGCCGACGAACCGGACCGACAGCGTCGAGAGCGCGAAGAAGTACCAGACGTACGCGGTCGGCACCGCCCACTTTGGTGCTGTTCGAGCACGCTGGATGCCGGCGACCATCGCCGGGATCGCGATGACGAGCGTGAACCCCAGCAGGAGCAAGACCCCGAGCGTGTCCGGATCGAACAGGCCGACCGTCTCGGCGATGTTGCGCTCGGCCGTGATCCGTCCGGTCCCCTCCAGGAGCGCGTCCCAGTCGTCTGGCCGGGCCTCGCGGAAGGCGAGGATCCCGACCGGAGCGAGGACGGCGTCGATCGCCAGGAGGTGGCGAGCGTCGCCGGTCGCCCGGTGGACGGCTTCGCCGACGAGGAGTGCGAGA
Above is a genomic segment from Halomicrobium sp. LC1Hm containing:
- a CDS encoding sugar-specific transcriptional regulator TrmB, coding for MDEFDPTPTTDEPHWQQDTDTFGRIYDVVLGTTTSTPYAEIAEIADCSANAAKKHLDRLVEMGIARADTDGQPARYARNDAYLEWQEASRIAREMTVEEIVERVSDLEAERESYEERFEATDPVSVSAFDGDDHDAVHERMAAIGDWHAVIRDIRLYELARQISQNDGHLIPA
- a CDS encoding SWIM zinc finger domain-containing protein; the protein is MTDTESDASGDPERFSTGSQTPTRDSIREICTAQSFQRGVEYFEAGQVRDLTVADSEVTATVRGSHDYRTTVDLSATQFAPRCSCPYDYDGECKHVVAVLLAVADRSDELLGDRSDTSDYGDEAAQASNKPTPRAVERAVDEADDETVRTFLSRILAEDEHRREQFLALVDGPAEKSAADYRREIDQRFEDATGKRGIVEYDTRLDFSQYYDRADTYRENANAEQALKIYRALAETIHENLDRIDDSSGHYGDQVARAVETYAETVREMDRSPEERHEYIDSLFEQYRTTEFDFVGEYYDEALRAVCETTADLEHLRSLLEPHVPADLPLSESDLPDENDSGNGEDGPTGEGDVPIDGSTATRVPDPTRDRLDADLFTGGAIDVDRLSAIPLDIEAFVGETLTEKIEAFALEGDARDASRSGSQYTPHERTLLSTYVWVLSELDERDTLRAILADVYTERPSFCRQYVDELLADDRDDRAEDVVEDGLDQFTHSHEFHRFAAEFYDERDDDRYRERLRTLFVRFEDWDAYDELKTACSDERWESVFHGIVTQLGRLDPDRLIDLYCHEGEREKTLSRVLDSEDVATLKRYRADVADLDPEKYFEAYQERLEPYLASDTGRDHYRTVIEHLREMERLGFEDELDAFVARLREKHSNRPAFLDELDTAGF
- a CDS encoding DUF4330 domain-containing protein → MQVLDDEGNLFGFVNVIDALVVLLVLAVVVAGGALVFGGGDQSEPEPSLGTTNVTLDLGTQPDYIAAEMNEGDTYSPGGDSELTITDIHLSPQDGKTHVTARAELQGQPNDNDDSVSYADAPLRFGRTLDIATSRYKISGEIRAIGDGNSLDRETTTVVLQDTVPTADARQMTAGDEVQLAGRTIATVTDVAAYPKNNSTQRTVYVEAELETYAQRGERRFGTTQLRRGQTVTLPASEYTIDGRLERIGDGLDRKETDVLVESTVDVETAARIADGDLATIAGHETAEVQTVTTYATGDPDRKRVFVGLSLQTLSYGQRQQFGDMHVQRGNSVEISTESYELSGPIRRIGTLEERGTLANRTVTLRMTDVREDMADAIDAGMTERSGETTVARVTRVNTEPAVIIATGDNGSVNVVDHPFLRDITLTTELQVRETTSGVRFKGDTIRQGSTVVLDLGTITVRAELVSIGG
- a CDS encoding STT3 domain-containing protein yields the protein MSDEGDVNALLDERPDLRDALDTVLDVDEQHETWTFEDVPIGSGPFGELVSSGVVESVDDEYRLADPDVTAAALSDDPADEKESLDFDGTLSGFAWPTFDRTTTLALTAALTVVALVRAHPLQSVYRDGNVVLSGNDPYYYRYWVERVLADSQSVFSLDALAALPAGVTKGEPLLVATLWWVSELLGGGAAVVGDVMAWYPVLTAVITALFVYLLAVTVTGDRRVGLAAVLLFAIIPGHAMRTSLGFADHHAFDYPWLAATAYALTVLAGTDRDKLTSPKTWLASVVLGVAVAGQTLAWESAPLLIAAVGLAVAAVALTTVDRSESPLVPGAPILTGLTIATGLAAAGHVVVGWHTPRVAFSPALVLGGVALALLVGEAVHRATGDARHLLAIDAVLAPVGILAFREARPDDWDALLEGTGRITAERNIAETVGLFDPDTLGVLLLLGFTLVIAIPAMVAGIQRARTAPKWAVPTAYVWYFFALSTLSVRFVGELAPVLAVFAGIGFVRLAAWIDAVEALSVDATREALPALTVPDRRTLGTLALIFLLVGSLGIVQVPVKTGQLTVEDSTYQSAAHVANHSAQLDESYPDNYVLSQWGRNRVYNYFVNGESESYSYARQTYVEFLGSPNADEWYSRFDDRVGYVVLSEDINTTGGTAYAHLTDHYGSRTADRDGVAHFQPLYVTAGGEKITYQVVPGANLTGQVAPNETVAVQTNVTIPGASFTYERQTTADAAGAYSVRVANPGTYTIETANETREATVQAGAVRNGTAVQG